A genomic window from Lentibacter algarum includes:
- a CDS encoding TetR/AcrR family transcriptional regulator, which translates to MPKKRGYHHGNLRQALVEAALQLIEAKGPTGFTLSEAAKEAGVTPAAVYRHFEGREDLIAEAARQGYEIFADLMQYAYETGQPSALAAFEATGRAYLAFARKYPGHYIAMFESGISVNRTPELATVAARARAVLETAASDLSQHIPAEKRPPASMFSAHIWAMSHGVVELFARNSPGTQSPFSPEDLLESGIGIYLRGLGLIKPDK; encoded by the coding sequence ATGCCTAAAAAACGCGGCTATCACCACGGCAACCTGCGCCAAGCGCTGGTCGAAGCGGCTTTGCAACTGATCGAGGCCAAAGGCCCGACGGGCTTCACCCTTTCCGAAGCTGCCAAGGAAGCAGGCGTTACACCCGCCGCAGTCTATCGGCACTTTGAAGGCCGCGAAGACCTGATCGCCGAAGCCGCGCGCCAAGGCTATGAAATCTTCGCCGACCTCATGCAATATGCCTACGAGACGGGCCAGCCTTCGGCCCTCGCCGCTTTTGAGGCCACAGGCCGTGCCTATCTCGCCTTTGCCCGCAAATATCCCGGTCACTACATCGCCATGTTTGAAAGCGGGATTTCTGTCAATCGCACGCCCGAGCTGGCCACAGTGGCCGCGCGCGCCCGCGCCGTACTGGAAACTGCCGCCTCCGACCTGAGCCAACACATCCCTGCTGAAAAGCGCCCACCCGCGTCAATGTTCTCGGCACATATCTGGGCGATGAGCCATGGCGTCGTGGAACTCTTTGCGCGCAACTCCCCGGGGACTCAAAGTCCGTTTTCCCCGGAAGATCTGCTTGAATCGGGCATTGGCATCTATTTGCGCGGGCTTGGCCTGATCAAACCCGACAAATAG
- the ppk2 gene encoding polyphosphate kinase 2: MERPFDGAISTFFEQDAPEAVRAAIKRAEKGDILSPTYPHSERMPSKAYEKELARLQIELVKLQTWAKETGARIAIVFEGRDASGKGGTIKRFRENLNPRGARVVALSKPTEKEQTEWYFQRYIDHLPSGGEIVLYDRSWYNRGVVEHVFGFCTQDQREHFFAQAPSFEKMLVDEGIHLVKLWLNVGRAEQLRRFLGRESDPLKQWKLSWIDVEGLKKWDDYSAAISETLTRTHTAEAPWTIVRSDDKRRARLNAIRTVLSQVDYARKDIKALGAIDPLVCGGPEIWDA; the protein is encoded by the coding sequence ATGGAGCGGCCCTTTGATGGTGCGATCAGCACCTTTTTTGAACAAGACGCCCCCGAAGCCGTCCGTGCGGCCATTAAACGTGCTGAAAAGGGCGATATCCTCAGCCCGACCTATCCACATTCAGAACGGATGCCGAGCAAAGCCTACGAAAAAGAACTCGCCCGCCTACAAATCGAACTGGTCAAACTCCAGACGTGGGCCAAAGAAACAGGTGCACGCATCGCAATTGTCTTTGAAGGTCGCGACGCCTCGGGAAAAGGCGGCACAATCAAGCGCTTCCGTGAAAATCTTAATCCTCGTGGCGCACGCGTTGTCGCGCTGTCCAAGCCAACGGAAAAAGAACAAACCGAATGGTACTTCCAACGTTACATTGATCACCTGCCCTCAGGCGGCGAAATCGTCCTCTATGACCGCAGCTGGTACAATCGCGGCGTCGTCGAACATGTTTTTGGCTTCTGCACGCAGGATCAAAGAGAACATTTCTTTGCCCAAGCACCCTCCTTTGAGAAGATGCTCGTCGATGAAGGCATACACCTCGTCAAACTTTGGCTCAATGTCGGCCGCGCCGAACAGCTTCGCCGCTTTCTGGGCCGCGAAAGTGATCCGCTCAAACAGTGGAAATTGAGCTGGATTGACGTCGAAGGCCTTAAAAAATGGGATGACTACTCTGCTGCCATTTCTGAAACCCTGACCCGGACCCATACAGCCGAGGCCCCTTGGACAATCGTGCGCTCGGATGACAAGCGCCGCGCCCGCCTCAACGCAATCCGAACTGTGCTCAGCCAAGTCGACTACGCCCGCAAAGACATAAAAGCCTTGGGCGCGATCGATCCCCTCGTCTGTGGCGGCCCCGAGATCTGGGATGCCTAA
- a CDS encoding alpha/beta hydrolase: MLKPALYSLIVLALLWLALWLVAQRAERAAEAAAPARGDIITVNGSPMHVVVTGAPDGPDLVLIHGSNGHTRDMSFSLAAKLAPTYRIYMIDRPGLGYSAAIDPKGDSLRAQAAQISAAATAMGAKNPIVVGHSYGGSVALAWATYEPESLSALVLLAAASHPWDTPLDPLYRAGSNPLLGPIFLPLLPAVITEHYLEAALTNVFTPDPVPAGYFDYFGPKLSLRYTSMRATSLQRANLLNEIKAMVPLYPQMNLPVEILHGTHDITVGLPIHAEPLLQDLPNAALTRVKGHGHMIQHSAEDQVVAAIGRAATRSGLRAAP, encoded by the coding sequence ATGCTCAAGCCCGCCCTCTATAGCCTCATCGTACTCGCGCTCCTTTGGCTCGCTCTTTGGCTCGTAGCGCAAAGGGCTGAGCGTGCGGCCGAGGCTGCAGCCCCCGCGCGAGGCGACATCATTACCGTCAATGGATCACCAATGCATGTGGTCGTCACTGGCGCGCCTGATGGCCCCGATCTCGTCCTCATTCACGGCTCCAACGGCCACACCCGTGACATGAGCTTTTCACTCGCAGCCAAGCTCGCGCCGACCTACCGCATCTATATGATAGATCGACCAGGGCTTGGGTATAGCGCTGCAATTGACCCCAAGGGCGACAGCCTGCGCGCTCAAGCGGCGCAAATTTCGGCCGCCGCAACTGCAATGGGCGCGAAAAACCCGATTGTTGTGGGCCACTCCTATGGCGGGTCGGTCGCGCTTGCCTGGGCCACATATGAGCCAGAGAGCCTGTCGGCCCTTGTCCTGCTCGCCGCAGCCTCCCATCCATGGGACACCCCCCTTGATCCTCTCTACCGCGCGGGCTCAAACCCGCTTCTCGGCCCTATATTTTTACCTCTCCTGCCAGCCGTGATAACCGAGCATTATCTGGAAGCCGCGCTGACAAACGTCTTCACACCGGATCCTGTTCCTGCAGGCTACTTTGACTATTTCGGCCCAAAGCTCTCACTCCGATATACTTCGATGCGCGCAACATCCCTGCAGCGTGCCAATCTATTGAACGAAATCAAGGCAATGGTCCCGCTATACCCTCAGATGAACCTACCCGTCGAAATCCTCCATGGCACCCACGACATCACGGTCGGTTTGCCGATTCATGCTGAACCCTTGCTCCAAGACTTGCCCAATGCGGCGCTCACACGCGTAAAAGGCCACGGCCATATGATCCAGCATAGCGCAGAAGATCAGGTTGTCGCCGCCATCGGTCGTGCCGCCACGCGCTCAGGATTGCGCGCCGCGCCCTAA
- the metA gene encoding homoserine O-succinyltransferase: MPIKLPSHLPAYSVLSREGVMVMGEDQASRQDIRPLRIGLLNLMPKKIQTENQFARLIGATPLQIELSLIRMSEHQARNTAAEHLEEFYRSFEEVVASGEKFDGLIITGAPIEHLPFEEVTYWDELTRVFEWTQTHVHSTFGVCWGGMAMLGYFHGVKKHLLDHKLFGCYRHLNFAPQSTLLRGFSDDFVMPVSRWTEMRRDEIEAAGLTVLLHSEEVGPALVEDTAHRALYVFNHLEYDSGTLGEEYARDLAQNQIEGADIQLPKNYFPADDPSKTPLNRWRSHAHLLYGNWISEIYETTPFDIEKIGLESTGLRG; the protein is encoded by the coding sequence ATGCCGATCAAACTGCCCTCTCACTTGCCTGCCTATTCCGTGCTCAGTCGCGAAGGGGTTATGGTGATGGGCGAAGATCAAGCCAGCCGTCAGGACATCCGCCCGCTGCGGATTGGCCTTCTCAACCTGATGCCCAAAAAGATCCAGACGGAAAATCAGTTCGCCCGTCTCATCGGCGCAACGCCCTTGCAGATTGAGCTTTCGCTCATTCGCATGTCTGAGCATCAGGCTCGCAACACAGCCGCAGAACACCTCGAAGAGTTTTACCGCTCTTTTGAAGAGGTCGTAGCGTCGGGCGAGAAGTTTGACGGTCTGATTATCACAGGTGCTCCGATCGAACATTTGCCCTTTGAAGAGGTCACATATTGGGACGAGCTCACGCGCGTTTTTGAATGGACCCAAACCCATGTCCACAGCACATTTGGCGTCTGCTGGGGCGGTATGGCCATGCTCGGTTATTTCCATGGCGTCAAAAAGCACCTCCTCGATCACAAGCTCTTTGGTTGCTATAGACACCTTAACTTCGCACCCCAAAGCACTCTATTAAGAGGGTTTTCTGATGATTTCGTTATGCCCGTCAGTCGCTGGACAGAGATGCGCCGCGACGAAATCGAAGCGGCCGGCCTGACCGTACTTTTGCACTCCGAAGAAGTCGGCCCTGCACTGGTCGAAGACACCGCACACCGCGCACTCTATGTCTTCAATCACCTTGAGTATGACAGTGGCACGCTGGGCGAAGAATACGCGCGCGACCTCGCTCAAAACCAGATCGAAGGGGCGGACATTCAGCTTCCCAAAAACTATTTCCCCGCAGATGATCCTAGCAAAACACCGCTCAACCGCTGGCGCAGCCACGCCCATCTGCTCTATGGCAACTGGATTTCCGAAATCTACGAAACCACGCCCTTTGATATCGAAAAGATCGGCCTCGAAAGCACCGGTCTACGCGGCTGA
- a CDS encoding ATPase, with protein sequence MIYPTAQSWQQAPQKKALFFGMSGLGKTHVANSLRETGDWFHYSIDYRIGTRYMGEYIADNAKREAMKVPFLRELLMSDSIYIGSNITFGNLAAVSSYLGKPGSEAKGGMSMARYGARQEQFRRAEIAALLDTPYFIDRAEALYGYPHFICDTGGSICEWVDPSNPNDELMKTLSENTLMIWLKGSEAHTEELIRRFDRAPKPMAYQPSFLARVWGEYLSENQCTENEVDPDSFIRFTYARALAHRQPRYEAMAKWGVTIDATDIATVRDARDFDAVVMAALEARAKAS encoded by the coding sequence ATGATCTATCCAACAGCCCAAAGCTGGCAGCAAGCCCCGCAAAAGAAAGCGCTCTTTTTCGGTATGTCGGGCCTTGGCAAAACCCATGTTGCCAATAGCCTGCGCGAAACAGGCGACTGGTTTCACTACTCGATCGATTACCGCATCGGGACGCGCTACATGGGCGAATATATCGCCGACAACGCCAAGCGCGAGGCCATGAAAGTGCCGTTCTTGCGTGAGCTTTTGATGAGCGATTCCATATATATCGGTTCAAATATCACCTTCGGCAATCTCGCCGCCGTCTCCTCCTATCTAGGCAAGCCTGGCTCTGAGGCCAAAGGCGGTATGAGCATGGCGCGCTACGGCGCCCGCCAAGAACAGTTCCGCCGAGCTGAGATTGCAGCTCTGCTCGACACCCCATATTTCATTGACCGCGCCGAAGCGCTTTATGGCTATCCACATTTCATCTGCGACACAGGTGGTTCAATCTGTGAATGGGTCGATCCGTCCAATCCAAACGACGAGCTTATGAAGACTTTGAGTGAAAACACCTTGATGATCTGGCTCAAAGGCTCAGAGGCCCATACAGAAGAGCTGATCCGCCGCTTTGATCGTGCACCCAAGCCAATGGCCTATCAGCCCAGCTTTCTGGCGCGCGTTTGGGGCGAATACTTGAGCGAAAACCAATGCACTGAAAATGAAGTTGATCCAGACAGCTTCATCCGTTTCACATATGCGCGCGCCCTCGCTCACCGTCAGCCTCGCTACGAAGCCATGGCAAAATGGGGTGTCACCATTGACGCCACAGATATCGCAACAGTCCGCGATGCCCGTGATTTCGATGCAGTCGTAATGGCTGCTCTTGAGGCGCGCGCCAAAGCGTCCTAA
- a CDS encoding DMT family transporter, which yields MTDQKTLSPRAWAELLLLALVWGGVFLSVRIALNEVGVLSTVAHRALWAALVLWGLVFALRLPVPRAWPVWGAFLVMGLLNNIIPFTLLNWSQLHIESGLTAILNSATAIFGVLLASLFLADERLSARKLAGVCIGFLGVATAIGLENLRNFDIRSLAQLAVLTATLSYAFAGVWARKHLAGLPPLVAAAGMLTATMLIMVPLAWHIEGPLSLALRVETLAAIGYYALVATVLAYLLYYRVLAMAGSGNLMLVTLLMPPIAILLGWAVLGEALHPRALLGFAILAFGLLILDGRLFSYLRNRV from the coding sequence ATGACAGATCAAAAAACCCTCTCGCCCCGTGCATGGGCCGAGCTTCTGCTTCTGGCTCTTGTTTGGGGCGGCGTGTTTCTTTCTGTGCGCATCGCGCTCAACGAAGTGGGCGTGCTCTCTACGGTCGCGCACCGCGCGCTCTGGGCCGCGCTCGTCTTGTGGGGCCTCGTCTTTGCACTGCGCCTGCCCGTTCCACGCGCTTGGCCCGTCTGGGGTGCCTTCCTTGTCATGGGACTGCTCAACAACATCATTCCCTTCACCCTGCTCAACTGGTCACAGCTCCACATAGAAAGCGGCCTCACCGCCATTCTCAACAGTGCCACAGCCATTTTTGGGGTGCTTCTCGCCAGCCTCTTTCTTGCGGACGAACGCCTGAGTGCCCGCAAGCTTGCGGGCGTTTGCATCGGCTTCTTGGGGGTCGCCACAGCCATCGGCCTTGAAAACCTACGCAACTTTGACATTCGCTCACTTGCCCAGCTCGCGGTCCTCACAGCCACGCTGTCCTACGCTTTTGCTGGCGTCTGGGCACGCAAGCATCTGGCTGGCCTCCCCCCGCTTGTCGCCGCCGCTGGAATGCTCACAGCGACCATGCTGATCATGGTTCCACTCGCATGGCACATCGAGGGCCCCCTATCGCTTGCCCTGCGTGTCGAAACACTCGCCGCCATAGGCTATTACGCCCTCGTCGCGACGGTGCTCGCTTATCTGCTCTATTACCGCGTCCTCGCCATGGCGGGTTCAGGCAATCTCATGCTCGTGACCCTACTCATGCCGCCCATCGCCATTCTCTTGGGTTGGGCAGTCTTGGGCGAGGCGCTACACCCGCGGGCACTCCTTGGCTTTGCCATTCTTGCCTTTGGCCTGCTCATTCTGGATGGTCGCCTCTTTTCGTATCTTCGCAATAGAGTTTGA
- a CDS encoding transporter, with protein MMKTLALGVSLLALATSTASAGGIDRSGQWITPIFDKGNVVQFSIGSVDPDVTGSLGTTDSATRYNPVSFSIKQAITDKVDVAVIVDQPFGANIEYTAGAFAATPIGPYPGGFADVTSKAMTFVGRYKYNDNFSVHAGARAQSLTGTIASADGILNASSDYAWGALVGAAYERPDIAMRVALTYNSAIKNKLSGMHNFATPVSGSHKSPESLNLEFQTGIATDTLLFGSVRHAKWGGRSLETTPVGGGTTINWVNFRDDSTSYTLGVGRKINDKLSLAVTLGYEGAGTRPGNTPLAPTNGYKSIGLGASYNVTDSLKVSGGLQYVKLGDQSVGPVSFTDNEAIGFGIKLAYSF; from the coding sequence CACTCGCAACAAGTACAGCCTCCGCTGGAGGCATTGACCGCTCTGGTCAATGGATCACGCCTATTTTTGACAAAGGCAACGTGGTTCAGTTCTCAATCGGGTCTGTGGATCCAGATGTCACGGGGTCTTTGGGTACAACCGATTCTGCGACACGCTACAACCCAGTCAGCTTTTCGATCAAGCAAGCAATCACTGACAAGGTTGATGTAGCCGTGATCGTAGATCAACCCTTCGGCGCAAATATCGAATACACGGCCGGCGCCTTCGCTGCCACGCCAATTGGTCCCTATCCGGGGGGGTTTGCCGACGTCACAAGCAAAGCCATGACCTTCGTTGGACGCTACAAATACAATGATAACTTCAGTGTGCATGCTGGTGCCCGAGCTCAATCACTGACTGGCACAATCGCTTCAGCCGATGGCATACTCAACGCCTCCAGCGACTACGCTTGGGGAGCTCTAGTTGGCGCAGCTTATGAGCGCCCAGACATCGCAATGCGCGTTGCTCTGACGTATAATTCTGCAATCAAGAACAAACTGAGTGGTATGCACAACTTCGCAACACCTGTTTCAGGCTCTCACAAAAGCCCCGAAAGCCTCAACCTCGAGTTCCAAACTGGGATCGCTACAGACACTCTTCTCTTCGGCTCTGTGCGCCACGCAAAATGGGGTGGCCGCTCACTCGAAACCACGCCAGTCGGTGGTGGAACAACAATCAACTGGGTCAACTTCCGAGATGATTCAACAAGCTACACACTAGGCGTTGGCCGCAAAATAAACGATAAACTCAGCCTCGCCGTGACACTCGGCTACGAAGGCGCTGGGACACGGCCAGGAAACACACCTCTTGCTCCGACGAACGGCTATAAAAGCATTGGGCTTGGAGCAAGCTACAACGTGACAGACAGCCTCAAAGTCTCGGGCGGCTTGCAATATGTAAAACTTGGTGATCAATCAGTTGGTCCTGTGAGTTTCACAGACAACGAAGCCATCGGCTTTGGCATCAAACTCGCTTATAGCTTCTAA